The nucleotide window TCTTCTGCACTCGAACCGAATTCCATTGCAATTGCCACCTGCTGAACCAGATCTGCCGCGCTTGGGCCAACAATATGAGCCCCCAGGATGCGATCAGTTTCTGCATGAGCAATAATTTTTACTAGACCGTGGCTTTCGTTAGCTGCCATTGCACGACCGCTGGCCGCAAACGGGAAAGTACCCACATTATAAGGTTCACCAGACGCTTTAACTTGCTCTTCTGTTTTACCGACAGAGGCAACTTCAGGGTGGGTGTATATCACGTTTGGAATGATGTCGTAGTTGATTTGTGATTTTTGACCGGCGATACGCTCGGCAACCATCACGCCTTCTTCGGAACCTTTGTGTGCGAGCATTGGGCCACGTACTACGTCACCAATTGCCCATACGCCCGGTGCATTGGTTTCACATTGCTCGTTAACAAAAATGAAACCGCGCTCATCCAAATTCACTCCAGAATCTGCAGCCAACAAACCTTCGGTATAAGGGCGACGACCCACGCACACGATCAGTTTATCGAAAGTTTCCTGCTGCTCTTTACCATCTTTATCCTGATATGTAACAACGACTTCTTTGCCATTCACTTTTGAACCGGTCACACGCGAACTGGTACGAATATCCAAACCTTGTTTAGTGAGGATTTTTTGTGTTTCTTTGGCAATTTGCTGATCCATCAGGCCCAGAAATGAATCCATGGCTTCAAGTACAACCACTTTGGAACCGAGACGATTCCATACAGAGCCCAATTCCAGACCAATCACACCACCACCAATTACACCCAAACGTGCGGGCACTGATTGGAATTCCAAAGCACCAGTAGAGTTAACAATTACATCGTTATCAACAGGAGCAACGGGGATATTAATCGGGTAAGAACCAGAAGCAAGAATCACGTGATTTGCTTCAAGAATAGTCACTTTACCTTCATGATCAGTTACTTCAACTTTTTTGCCCGCCAACAATTTACCGGTGCCGAATACACTGGTTACACCGTTAGCTTTAAATAAACCAGCAATACCACCTGTCAGATTTTTGATGATTTGGTTTTTACGCGCAATCATCGAAGGAACATTGATTTCAACACCTGATGTGGTAATACCGTGAACAGCAAAATCATCTTTTGCTTCATGATATTTGTAAGAGCTATCGAGCAGAGCCTTGGAAGGAATACAGCCCACGTTTAAGCAAGTTCCACCATTAACACCCTTGCCTTCTTCATTGCGCCACTTTTCGATACACGCGGTCTTCAGACCAAGCTGTGCAGCACGAATAGCAGCAACATATCCTGCTGGGCCGGAACCTATAACGACCACATCAAATTTTTCAGACATAACAATGTTCCTAAATTATTAACAGTCGGTTACAACCTTGTGAGCAGTAACCCTTTACATGAAAAAACGCCCCTGGGTTGCCAGGAGCGTTTCAATACAACACTTAGATCTCAAGCAAAATGCGGGCTGGATCTTCAAGCAAGTCTTTGATCGTTACCAAGAATTGAACGGCTTCTTTACCATCCAACAGACGATGATCATAAGAGAGTGCCAAGTACATCATTGGCAGAATTTCTACTTTTCCATTCACTGCCATTGGACGCTCTTGAATTTTGTGCATACCCAAAATGGCTGACTGCGGCAAATTCAAGATTGGTGTAGACAACAGTGAGCCGAACACACCACCGTTAGTGATAGTGAAGGTACCGCCTGACATTTCTTCAATACCGAGCTTGCCATCACGTGCACGCAAACCAAAATCGCGAATGGTGTTTTCGATTGTTGCCAAGCTCATATTTTCCGCATTGCGCAATACCGGAACCACCAGACCTTTATCAGTAGATACAGCTACGCCGATATCCTGATAACCGTGGTACACGATATCGTTGTTATCGATAGAAGCGTTAACCGCCGGGAAACGACGCAAAGCTTCGGCAGCCGCTTTTACGAAGAAACTCATAAAGCCCAGACGTGAGCCGTTATGAGTTTTCTCAAATTGGTCTTTGTACTTTGCACGCAGCGCCATGACCGGAGCCATGTTTACTTCGTTAAAAGTGGTGAGCATTGCCGTAGTGTTGGACGCTTCAAGCAGACGCTCGGCGATACGCTTACGCAGACGAGTCATAGGTACACGTTTTTCAACGCGATCACCAACTGCTTCAATCGTTGTAACTGGCGCTACAGCAGCAGGAGTAGACGCCGGAGTTGATTTAAGGTGGTTGGCAACATCTTCTTTCAAAACACGTCCATCTTTTCCAGAGCCAGAAACAGACGCTGTGTTTACATTATTTTCTTCAGCTAATTTACGCGCAGCTGGATTTACCGCAGCCGTTTTGGTTGCTTGGGCAACAGCAGGAGCAGCAACGGATGCACTTGCCGCAGGAGCGCTAGTCGCAACAGCGCCTTCAACAAATTTAGCAATAACTTCATTGCTCAATACTGTTTCACCTTCGCCTTTCAGAATTTCAGCGATGCTGCCGTCAGCTGGCGCAACTACTTCCAATACAACTTTGTCAGTTTCAATATCAACAATCAGTTCATCGCGCTTGACAGCTTCACCTGGTTTTTTGTGCCAGGTTGCTACCGTGCCATCTGCAACGGATTCAGGGAATGTAGGGGCTTTGATTTCGATACTCATGCTATTCCATCTCTCTGTAGCGCTAGGATTATTTGATAAACTCAGTCAGTGAAAAGCTCTCAAATTGTGAGAGCTTTGTTTACAAAACGTTTCTCTTCTTCAATATGCGCAGACATGTAACCACCTGCTGGTGCCGCAGATGCATCACGCCCTACATAATCAAGATACATGGTCTTTCCGTACACATCCGCAACAACATGACGCATATGATGCTGGCTGCTATACCAGGCACCTTGGTTCATCGGCTCTTCCTGACACCAGAAAATATCTTTGATGTTTTTGAATGGTGCGAGCGCGGCTTTCAATTCTGCCTCAGGGAAGGGATACAGCTGCTCCAGACGAATCAACGCGATATTATCCAGATTGCGAACAGTGCGCTCTTTCAACAAGGTATAGTAAACCTTGCCACTGCATAAAATAACGCGCTGCACTTTTGCTGAATCAACACTCGTATCGGTGATCACATTCTGGAAGCTACCATTCGCCAGCTCTTCCAAAGTTGATGTCGCCAATTCATGACGCAATAAAGATTTCGGACTCATCACAATCAATGGACGACGCATCGGACGAATCGCTTGACGACGCAACATATGGAAAACTTGCGCCGGAGTTGAAGGCACGCAAACCTGAATATTGTGCTCAGCACACAACTGCATAAAACGCTCTAAACGTGCCGATGAGTGTTCAGGCCCCTGCCCTTCATAACCGTGTGGCAACAACATGGTCAAACCGCAGAGACGGCCCCATTTATGCTCGCCGGAAGTGATGAACTGATCTATAACCACTTGCGCACCGTTAGCAAAATCGCCAAATTGCGCCTCCCAGATCACCAAACCTTTTGGAGCGGTAGTGGCGTAGCCGTATTCAAATGCAAGAACCGCTTCTTCTGATAAGTAGGAATCATAAAGATCAAAATCTACGGCGGTGTTGATATTCTTTAAAGGTGTAGCGGAGCTACCATCTTTTTGGCTGTGCACAACAGCATGACGATGCGAGAAAGTACCGCGACCAACATCTTGACCGGTCATACGAACAGAATATCCTTGCTCAAGCAAAGTAGCGTAAGCCAAGGTTTCAGCCATGCCCCAGTTAAGTGGTAATGCACCAGCAGCCATTTTGCGGCGATCTTCGTACACTTTTTCAACTTGTTTCTGCACCACTATGCCTTCGGGAATAGCTAACATTTTACTGGCAACAGTTTGCAAGGTTTTTAAATCAATGCCTGTTTCAGCAGGTGTCAACCAATCATGACCAATATAAGGTGACCAATCAACGAACAAACTGCGATCTGGCTCGCTTACCAAACCACTGGCAACATGCTCACCACGATCCAGTGCTGCACGATAATTCGTGGTCAAGTCATCTGCTGCTGCTTGGGTTAACAGATTTTCTGCAACCAGTTTTTCTGCGTAAAGTGTGCGAGTAGTTTTGAGTGCACGAATGACTTGGTACATCAAAGGCTGGGTTGCTGAAGGCTCATCAGTTTCATTGTGCCCGCGACGACGGTAGCAAACCAAATCAATAACTACGTCCTTCTTAAATTCATAACGGTAATCAACTGCCAACTGGGCTACAAATAACACTGCCTCAGGGTCGTCGCCATTCACATGGAAAATTGGGCATTCGATCATCTTTGCAACATCGGTACAGTATTCTGTAGAGCGCGCATCTTCACGCTTGTTGGTAGTAAAACCAACCTGATTGTTGATCACGATATGCAGAGTACCACCGGTGCCGTAAGCGCGAGTCTGGGACATCTGGAATGTCTCCATGACCACACCTTGACCTGCAAAAGCAGCGTCACCATGAACCACTATAGGAACTACTTTTGCACCGGTTTTGTCATTGCGACGATCCTGACGCGCACGCACAGAACCCTCAACTACCGGAGAAACAATTTCAAGATGAGACGGGTTAAAAGCCATCGCCATGTGTAATTCGCCACCGGGAGTCATCACATTGGACGAAAAACCTGAGTGATACTTCACGTCGCCTGATGTATTCAGTGAACGTTTGCCGTCGAATTCGGCAAATAATTCCGCGGGGTTTTTACCGAACACATTGATCAATGTATTCAAGCGTCCACGGTGCGCCATACCCAATACGATTTCTTTTGCACCATAGGTACCGGCGCGCTTGACTAACGCATCAACTAGCGGAATGAAACTTTCACCACCCTCCAGACCAAAACGCTTGGTGCCTGGATATTTACTATCAAGATGACGCTCAAGACCTTCAGCAGCTGTTAAACGTTCCAACAATGCCAAACGTTGTTCTTTGGTAAACTCAGGGTTTGAGCGAACACTCTCAAGACGTTGTTGCAACCATTGTTTTTCCGCCAATGGCGTAATATGCATAATTTCAGCGCCGATATGACCGCAATAGGTTTTCTCTAGCGCATCAATTATTTCACGCAGGGTTGCTTGCTCTTTACCGATAAATAAAGTGCCGCTGCTGAATACAGTATCAAGATCTGCATTGGTTAAACCATGAAATTGCAAATCCAAATCAGCAACAGGTTCGCGCACCATTAATCCCAGTGGATCGAGCTGTGCTTTTTGGTGGCCGCGGAAACGATATGAGCTAATTAATTGCAGAACTTTAATTTGTTTTTGTTCGTGCTCTGCACTCACTGAGCCATTGGCAACAGTCACGGTACGAACGCGGGACTTACCCAATTGTTCAAATTGTGCGCGAATGACCGAATGGGGAGTGTCTTGAGTCAGTACACCATTAACACGTGGCAACTGATCGAAGTAGTTACGCCATTCTTCAGGAACGGCATTAGGATTGTGTAAATACGTGTCGTAGAGCTCTTCGACGTAAGCAGCGTTCCCACCGGAAATATGAGACGTACTCCAAAATTGCTCCATAATGCTGTCTTGCATTCCACCCACCTTAATCTTTGGGGACTTGTCCCCTGCTATCAACTAGCGGTTAGCTACCAAACGCTTTCAACTTGTGATTAAAAGCGCCGCTTTTAAGTCGCTATCACCCAAGGCGACAACGGACAGTTTTGATTTAACAATCGCAAATTGCTCATCAAATCATCAAATTTTTGCCTGCTTCAGATACGCAAAAGCGCCACCTTAGGTAGCGCTCTGTAATAACATGTTGCGTATATGGCCAATTGCTCGTGTCGGGTTCAACCCTTTGGGGCAAACCGCCACACAGTTTTGGATACCATGACAACGGAACACACTGAAAGGGTCATCCAGATTGGCCAATCGTTTCTGGGTCGCCAGATCACGACTATCTGCAAGGAAACGGTAAGCCTGCAACAAACCAGCAGGACCAATAAACTTATCAGGATTCCACCAGAAAGAAGGACAGCTGGTTGAGCAACAGGCGCAAAGTATACACTCATAAAGGCCATCAAGCTTCTCGCGATCTTCAGGAGATTGCAAACGCTCGATTGCCGGTGCGGGCGTATCGTTCTGCAGGTAAGGCTCAATTTTCTTGTACTGATCATAGAACTGGGTCATATCGACAACCAGATCGCGGATCACTGGTAAACCAGGTAGCGGGCGCAAAATCAGCGTGTTATTTTTCACGCATTCAGAAATTGGCTTGATGCAAGCCAATCCATTTTTACCATTGATGTTCATTCCGTCTGAACCACACACACCTTCTCGGCATGAACGACGATAAGCCAAAGACTGATCTTGCGCTTTCAATAACTCAAGGACATCGAGCACCATCAGGTCTTTACCCTGGGTATCGATCTCATATTCTTTCATGTAAGGCGC belongs to Cellvibrio sp. pealriver and includes:
- the odhB gene encoding 2-oxoglutarate dehydrogenase complex dihydrolipoyllysine-residue succinyltransferase, whose amino-acid sequence is MSIEIKAPTFPESVADGTVATWHKKPGEAVKRDELIVDIETDKVVLEVVAPADGSIAEILKGEGETVLSNEVIAKFVEGAVATSAPAASASVAAPAVAQATKTAAVNPAARKLAEENNVNTASVSGSGKDGRVLKEDVANHLKSTPASTPAAVAPVTTIEAVGDRVEKRVPMTRLRKRIAERLLEASNTTAMLTTFNEVNMAPVMALRAKYKDQFEKTHNGSRLGFMSFFVKAAAEALRRFPAVNASIDNNDIVYHGYQDIGVAVSTDKGLVVPVLRNAENMSLATIENTIRDFGLRARDGKLGIEEMSGGTFTITNGGVFGSLLSTPILNLPQSAILGMHKIQERPMAVNGKVEILPMMYLALSYDHRLLDGKEAVQFLVTIKDLLEDPARILLEI
- the lpdA gene encoding dihydrolipoyl dehydrogenase, yielding MSEKFDVVVIGSGPAGYVAAIRAAQLGLKTACIEKWRNEEGKGVNGGTCLNVGCIPSKALLDSSYKYHEAKDDFAVHGITTSGVEINVPSMIARKNQIIKNLTGGIAGLFKANGVTSVFGTGKLLAGKKVEVTDHEGKVTILEANHVILASGSYPINIPVAPVDNDVIVNSTGALEFQSVPARLGVIGGGVIGLELGSVWNRLGSKVVVLEAMDSFLGLMDQQIAKETQKILTKQGLDIRTSSRVTGSKVNGKEVVVTYQDKDGKEQQETFDKLIVCVGRRPYTEGLLAADSGVNLDERGFIFVNEQCETNAPGVWAIGDVVRGPMLAHKGSEEGVMVAERIAGQKSQINYDIIPNVIYTHPEVASVGKTEEQVKASGEPYNVGTFPFAASGRAMAANESHGLVKIIAHAETDRILGAHIVGPSAADLVQQVAIAMEFGSSAEDLGMMVFGHPTLSEAIHEAALAVHGHAIHIANKKKR
- a CDS encoding succinate dehydrogenase iron-sulfur subunit; the encoded protein is MLKVQVYRYNPETDNAPYMKEYEIDTQGKDLMVLDVLELLKAQDQSLAYRRSCREGVCGSDGMNINGKNGLACIKPISECVKNNTLILRPLPGLPVIRDLVVDMTQFYDQYKKIEPYLQNDTPAPAIERLQSPEDREKLDGLYECILCACCSTSCPSFWWNPDKFIGPAGLLQAYRFLADSRDLATQKRLANLDDPFSVFRCHGIQNCVAVCPKGLNPTRAIGHIRNMLLQSAT
- a CDS encoding 2-oxoglutarate dehydrogenase E1 component; this translates as MQDSIMEQFWSTSHISGGNAAYVEELYDTYLHNPNAVPEEWRNYFDQLPRVNGVLTQDTPHSVIRAQFEQLGKSRVRTVTVANGSVSAEHEQKQIKVLQLISSYRFRGHQKAQLDPLGLMVREPVADLDLQFHGLTNADLDTVFSSGTLFIGKEQATLREIIDALEKTYCGHIGAEIMHITPLAEKQWLQQRLESVRSNPEFTKEQRLALLERLTAAEGLERHLDSKYPGTKRFGLEGGESFIPLVDALVKRAGTYGAKEIVLGMAHRGRLNTLINVFGKNPAELFAEFDGKRSLNTSGDVKYHSGFSSNVMTPGGELHMAMAFNPSHLEIVSPVVEGSVRARQDRRNDKTGAKVVPIVVHGDAAFAGQGVVMETFQMSQTRAYGTGGTLHIVINNQVGFTTNKREDARSTEYCTDVAKMIECPIFHVNGDDPEAVLFVAQLAVDYRYEFKKDVVIDLVCYRRRGHNETDEPSATQPLMYQVIRALKTTRTLYAEKLVAENLLTQAAADDLTTNYRAALDRGEHVASGLVSEPDRSLFVDWSPYIGHDWLTPAETGIDLKTLQTVASKMLAIPEGIVVQKQVEKVYEDRRKMAAGALPLNWGMAETLAYATLLEQGYSVRMTGQDVGRGTFSHRHAVVHSQKDGSSATPLKNINTAVDFDLYDSYLSEEAVLAFEYGYATTAPKGLVIWEAQFGDFANGAQVVIDQFITSGEHKWGRLCGLTMLLPHGYEGQGPEHSSARLERFMQLCAEHNIQVCVPSTPAQVFHMLRRQAIRPMRRPLIVMSPKSLLRHELATSTLEELANGSFQNVITDTSVDSAKVQRVILCSGKVYYTLLKERTVRNLDNIALIRLEQLYPFPEAELKAALAPFKNIKDIFWCQEEPMNQGAWYSSQHHMRHVVADVYGKTMYLDYVGRDASAAPAGGYMSAHIEEEKRFVNKALTI